The Halogranum gelatinilyticum genome contains the following window.
CACTCGCCCAACGCTCCGGTATGTCAAACTGGACCGACAGCATCGTCGGCGACCGCATGACGGTCGACCGCGAGTTCAACGACCGCATCCAATCCTCGGAGTTCACCGGCCAGGAGTGGGGGCTCATCATGACGGCGACGGAGTTCGAGATCGAGAACGCCGACGACCCCGAGGCGGCCCGCATCGTCTCCGACACGGAGAAACTGCCGCAGATCATGCCCGAGTTGGAGAACATCCGCTCGCAGATGGGCGCGATGGGTGGCGCGACCGGCGGGTCGTCCGGTGGAAGCAGCGGCGGTGGCGGGCTCTTCGGCTCCATCAAGAAGGCCTTCGGTCTCGGTGGCGGCGGCTCGGGCGGCGGCGACGACGAACGGCTCCGCGCGGCCGAACGGCTCACACAGGAGTACGCCGACGAACTGCAACAACATCTCGAAACGAAAGGCAAGTGGGAGCAGGTCCGGATCGCGTACCAGGAGTAGGTCGCGGCCGCGAGGCAGTGGAGTCGGGCCCATCGACTGACGGGCTAGCAGCGGACCGTGAGGTGATCGGTCAGATCTCGTCGCCGGTGCGGAACAGCGTCAGCTCCTCGG
Protein-coding sequences here:
- a CDS encoding DUF5799 family protein, which translates into the protein MSNWTDSIVGDRMTVDREFNDRIQSSEFTGQEWGLIMTATEFEIENADDPEAARIVSDTEKLPQIMPELENIRSQMGAMGGATGGSSGGSSGGGGLFGSIKKAFGLGGGGSGGGDDERLRAAERLTQEYADELQQHLETKGKWEQVRIAYQE